The following proteins are co-located in the Apis mellifera strain DH4 linkage group LG11, Amel_HAv3.1, whole genome shotgun sequence genome:
- the LOC552375 gene encoding NPC intracellular cholesterol transporter 1 isoform X6 produces the protein MYWFYVFFRGHRQTLTDANMSRLNIIFFLLSIWTFINSISAAEDGHCIWYGECYTDRFNMHKKNCPYTGPPKLLDNDGQKLLAKNCPHLMIDSGNGINTCCDTNQLRTMDTNIKLASNFLSRCPSCLDNLVKHFCEFTCSTQQSKFINVTEIQKENEVEYINGINIYITDKYIEGTFNSCSKVSVPSTGQLAMDLMCGIWGASRCTAWKWFHYMGDAANNGYVPFQITYINTDEPIDSFIPVDPKVTPCNKALNKNTPACSCVDCEASCPVPPPVPPLPRPSTIFGYDSYAVIMLITFICGSTLFILSIVCFSNRKQIDDLPSGFDDEEQSTFIERLGAGTDKLLAEFFCRWGTACASRPWFVLFLGFLFIIGLGHGIKYIHVTTDPVELWAAPQSRSRVEKEYFDQHFEPFYRTEQIIITSVGLPNIIHNTSNGQITFGPVFNDTFLKTVYKLQEEIKQITTPNNYTLANICFAPLTSPFTGPLTASQCVIQSIWGYWQDSIETFDFSTTDDDNFTVNYLDHFIVCSQNAYNPECLAPYGGPIEPAVAVGGFLSPGQDLHNPSYEKATAVILTILVNNYHNKSKLHPAMEWEKSYIEFMKNWTTTKKPEFMDIAFTSERSIEDELNRESQSDVLTILVSYIIMFAYIAISLGQIKNCSRLLIDSKITLGLGGVLLVLASVVCSVGLFGFIGIPATLIIIEVIPFLVLAVGVDNIFILVQTHQRESRRPNESIPEHIGRILGQVGPSMLLTSVSESCCFFLGGLSDMPAVKAFALYAGMALLVDFVLQVTCFVSLLALDTIRQANNKLDVCCFVHGSKKDNGEEVVNGILYKLFKIVYVPLLLKKWVRAFVMIVFFGWICSSIAVVPHIEIGLDQELSMPEDSFVLKYFKFLNSYFSIGPPMYFVVKEGLNYSDKRAQNLVCGGQYCNSDSVSTQIFIASKQSNRTYIAKPASSWLDDYIDWSQLSTCCKYFMSNNSFCPHTGSLKYCSSCNITRNEIGRPIPTDFDRYVSFFLQDNPDDTCAKAGHAAYGHGVNYVTDPTTGLSKVGASYFMAYHTILKTSADYYESMRAARAVSANITNMINDYLKSIDDNSTVEVFPYSIFYVFYEQYLTMWPDTLYSIGISLIAIFAVTFFLMGLDIFSSVVVVITITMIVVNIGGLMYWWHITLNAVSLVNLVMAVGIAVEFCSHLVHSFSVSVKTTRVERVADALTNMGSSIFSGITLTKFGGIIVLGFAKSQIFKVFYFRMYLGIVLFGAAHGLIFLPVLLSYIGVMSRRRRRRINEYASRARNKYKSQVCGPDSPLLQNDNNQYPTTSYASVNSIDSTHYQITF, from the exons ATGTATTGGTTTTATGTGTTTTTCCGAGGTCACCGTCAAACTTTGACAGACGCTAATATGTCACGTCTAaacataatattctttttgctGAGTATCTGGACTTTCATTAATTCA ATATCTGCTGCAGAAGATGGTCATTGCATTTGGTATGGAGAATGTTACACAGATAGGTTCAAcatgcataaaaaaaattgcccaTATACTGGACCACCCAAATTATTGGATAATGATggacaaaaattattagctAAAAATTGTCCTCATTTAATGATTGATTCTGGAAATGGAATTAACACTTGTTGTGATACAAATCAATTACGAACAAtggatacaaatattaaactggcatctaattttttatccaGATGTCCTAGTTGTTTGGATAATTTAGTAAAACATTTTTGTGAATTTACTTGTAGCACACAACaaagcaaatttattaatgttactgaaatacagaaagaaaatg aagtaGAATATAtcaatggaataaatatttatataacggataaatatattgaaggcACATTTAATTCTTGTAGTAAAGTATCAGTACCTAGTACTGGACAATTAGCAATGGATTTAATGTGTGGAATATGGGGAGCTAGTAGATGTACTGCATGGAAATGGTTTCATTATATGGGCGATGCAGCAAATAATGGATATGTACCAtttcaaattacatatataaatactgaTGAACCAATAGATTCATTTATTCCTGTAGATCCTAAAGTCACACCTTGTAACAAGGCATTAAAT aaaaatactcCAGCGTGCAGTTGTGTAGACTGTGAAGCCAGTTGTCCAGTGCCTCCACCAGTTCCTCCTTTACCAAGACCCTCTACTATTTTTGGTTATGATAGTTATGCTGTGATAATGCTCATTACTTTTATCTGTGGTTCAACTCTCTTCATCTTGTCAATAGTGTGCTTCAGTAATAGGAAACAAATTG ATGATTTGCCGAGTGGTTTCGATGATGAAGAAcaatcaacttttatcgaGAGATTAGGCGCAGGCACAGATAAATTATTAGCGGAATTTTTTTGTCGATGGGGTACAG cttGCGCGTCACGGCCATGGTTTGTCCTTTTTCTtggttttctatttattattggtttgggacatggaataaaatatatacatgtcaCCACTGATCCAGTTGAATTATGGGCTGCTCCACAATCTCGGTCACgagttgaaaaagaatattttgatcaaCATTTTGAACCATTTTATAGAACTgagcaaattattataacatcgGTTGGTTTGCCGAAT attatacataatacatcTAATGGTCAAATTACATTTGGTCCAGTATTTAATGATACTTTCCTCAAAactgtttataaattacaagaagaaataaaacaaataacaaCTCcgaataattatactttagCAAACATATGTTTTGCTCCACTAACCAGTCCATTTACTGGACCACTAACAGCATCACAATGTGTTATTCAAAGCATTTGGGGATATTGGCAAGATAGTATAGaaacttttgatttttctaccacagatgatgataattttactgtaaattatttagatcATTTCATCGTTTGCTCGCA aaacgcATATAATCCTGAATGTCTTGCACCTTATGGCGGTCCTATAGAACCAGCAGTTGCAGTTGGTGGATTTTTATCACCAGGTCAAGATCTTCATAATCCTTCATATGAAAAAGCCACAGCAGTAATTTTGACCATACTAgtgaataattatcataataaatctaaattacaTCCGGCAATGGAATGGGAAAAAag ttatattgaatttatgaaaaattggacAACGACGAAAAAACCAGAATTTATGGATATTGCCTTTACTTCAGAACGATCGATAGAAGATGAATTAAATCGTGAATCTCAATCAGATGTTTTAACTATTCTTGTATCATACATTATTATGTTTGCATATATTGCGATTTCTCTTGGTCAAATTAAAAACTGCAGTCGACTTTtg atCGATTCTAAAATTACTCTCGGTCTTGGTGGTGTACTTCTAGTATTGGCTTCTGTTGTATGTTCTGTTGGTTTGTTTGGTTTCATTGGCATTCCTGCAacacttattattattgaagtcATACCATTTCTTGTCCTTGCTGTTGGAGtggacaatatttttattctagttCAAACACATCAAAGAGAAAGTCGTCGTCCCAATGAATCAATACCTGAACATATTGGTCGTATTCTCGGTCAAGTGGGACCAAGCATGTTACTTACCAGTGTATCGGAAAGTTGTTGTTTCTTCCttg gCGGATTATCTGACATGCCTGCTGTTAAAGCTTTTGCTCTGTATGCCGGTATGGCATTATTAGTAGACTTTGTGCTGCAAGTAACATGTTTTGTTAGCTTATTAGCATTAGATACTATTCGTCAAGCa aataataaacttGATGTATGCTGTTTTGTACATGGTTCAAAAAAAGACAATGGGGAAGAAGTAGTAAATGGTATTTTATacaaacttttcaaaattgtgTATGTcccattattattgaaaaaatgggTACGAGCATTCGTTATGATAGTATTCTTTGGTTGGATTTGCTCGAGTATTGCCGTTGTCCCACATATCGAAATTGGTCTAGACCAAGAACTTTCTATGCCCGAAGATAGctttgttttgaaatatttcaaa tttttaaatagttatttttctATTGGACCACCAATGTATTTTGTTGTAAAAGAAGGTTTGAATTATTCCGATAAAAGAGCACAAAATCTTGTATGTGGTGGTCAATATTGTAACAGTGATTCGGTATCTACCCAAATATTTATAGCATCAAAACAATCAAATAG aacatATATAGCAAAACCTGCATCGTCGTGGTTAGATGATTACATCGATTGGTCTCAGTTATCAACttgttgtaaatattttatgtcaaataattctttctgtCCACATACAG gATCTCTCAAATATTGTTCTTCATGTAATATTACCAGAAATGAAATTGGTCGGCCTATACCAACAGATTTTGACCGTTATGtatcatttttcttacaaGACAATCCTGATGATACATGTGCTAAAGCAGGTCACGCTGCTTATGGTCATGGTGTTAATTATGTTACCGATCCTACGACAGGCCTATCGAAAGTCGGAGCGTCTTATTTTATGGCTTATCatactatattaaaaacatctgCCGATTATTATGAATCGATGAGAGCTGCTAGAGCTGTATCGGCAAATATTACAAAcatgattaatgattatttaaaaagtatcgaTGATAATTCAACGGTTGAAGTGTTTCCATATAGTATATTCTATGTTTTTTATGAGCAGTACTTAACAATGTGGCCTGATACGTTATACAGCATAGGAATATCTTTAATTGCTATTTTCGCGgtaactttctttttaatgggtttagatatattttcctCTGTTGTTGTTGTAATAACTATTACTATGATTGTCGTTAATATCGGTGGTTTAATGTATTGGTGGCATATAACATTAAATGCAGTGTCTCTTGTTAATCTCGTTATG gctGTTGGAATTGCTGTAGAATTTTGTAGTCATTTAGTACATTCTTTCTCAGTATCGGTAAAAACAACAAGAGTTGAAAGAGTTGCTGATGCATTAACGAATATGGGAAGTTCAATCTTTAGCGGTATAACTCTTACCAAATTTGGTGGAATTATAGTACTCGGTTTTGCTAAAAGTCAAATTTTTAag GTATTTTACTTCAGAATGTATCTGGGTATTGTGCTATTTGGAGCTGCACATgggttaatatttttaccagtattattaagttatattg GCGTGATGTCGCGCCGAAGGCGTAGAAGAATCAATGAATATGCCAGCAGGGCCAGAAACAAATATAAGAGTCAAGTATGTGGACCTGACTCTCCTTTACTCCAAAACGACAACAATCAGTACCCAACCACTTCCTACGCCAGTGTGAACTCCATAGACTCGACACATTATCAAATAACTTTTTAG
- the LOC552375 gene encoding NPC intracellular cholesterol transporter 1 isoform X3, whose product MYWFYVFFRGHRQTLTDANMSRLNIIFFLLSIWTFINSISAAEDGHCIWYGECYTDRFNMHKKNCPYTGPPKLLDNDGQKLLAKNCPHLMIDSGNGINTCCDTNQLRTMDTNIKLASNFLSRCPSCLDNLVKHFCEFTCSTQQSKFINVTEIQKENEVEYINGINIYITDKYIEGTFNSCSKVSVPSTGQLAMDLMCGIWGASRCTAWKWFHYMGDAANNGYVPFQITYINTDEPIDSFIPVDPKVTPCNKALNKNTPACSCVDCEASCPVPPPVPPLPRPSTIFGYDSYAVIMLITFICGSTLFILSIVCFSNRKQIVARGEEVGRQVGRRLAAGLHHPGDGARIALAADQEDSPLQSKRSSVISADDLPSGFDDEEQSTFIERLGAGTDKLLAEFFCRWGTACASRPWFVLFLGFLFIIGLGHGIKYIHVTTDPVELWAAPQSRSRVEKEYFDQHFEPFYRTEQIIITSVGLPNIIHNTSNGQITFGPVFNDTFLKTVYKLQEEIKQITTPNNYTLANICFAPLTSPFTGPLTASQCVIQSIWGYWQDSIETFDFSTTDDDNFTVNYLDHFIVCSQNAYNPECLAPYGGPIEPAVAVGGFLSPGQDLHNPSYEKATAVILTILVNNYHNKSKLHPAMEWEKSYIEFMKNWTTTKKPEFMDIAFTSERSIEDELNRESQSDVLTILVSYIIMFAYIAISLGQIKNCSRLLIDSKITLGLGGVLLVLASVVCSVGLFGFIGIPATLIIIEVIPFLVLAVGVDNIFILVQTHQRESRRPNESIPEHIGRILGQVGPSMLLTSVSESCCFFLGGLSDMPAVKAFALYAGMALLVDFVLQVTCFVSLLALDTIRQANNKLDVCCFVHGSKKDNGEEVVNGILYKLFKIVYVPLLLKKWVRAFVMIVFFGWICSSIAVVPHIEIGLDQELSMPEDSFVLKYFKFLNSYFSIGPPMYFVVKEGLNYSDKRAQNLVCGGQYCNSDSVSTQIFIASKQSNRTYIAKPASSWLDDYIDWSQLSTCCKYFMSNNSFCPHTGSLKYCSSCNITRNEIGRPIPTDFDRYVSFFLQDNPDDTCAKAGHAAYGHGVNYVTDPTTGLSKVGASYFMAYHTILKTSADYYESMRAARAVSANITNMINDYLKSIDDNSTVEVFPYSIFYVFYEQYLTMWPDTLYSIGISLIAIFAVTFFLMGLDIFSSVVVVITITMIVVNIGGLMYWWHITLNAVSLVNLVMAVGIAVEFCSHLVHSFSVSVKTTRVERVADALTNMGSSIFSGITLTKFGGIIVLGFAKSQIFKVFYFRMYLGIVLFGAAHGLIFLPVLLSYIGTPMNREKLANHKRAMQGNLDNVQETSLNHGVSKLNSPPTPTTSTPTFRVLEYQR is encoded by the exons ATGTATTGGTTTTATGTGTTTTTCCGAGGTCACCGTCAAACTTTGACAGACGCTAATATGTCACGTCTAaacataatattctttttgctGAGTATCTGGACTTTCATTAATTCA ATATCTGCTGCAGAAGATGGTCATTGCATTTGGTATGGAGAATGTTACACAGATAGGTTCAAcatgcataaaaaaaattgcccaTATACTGGACCACCCAAATTATTGGATAATGATggacaaaaattattagctAAAAATTGTCCTCATTTAATGATTGATTCTGGAAATGGAATTAACACTTGTTGTGATACAAATCAATTACGAACAAtggatacaaatattaaactggcatctaattttttatccaGATGTCCTAGTTGTTTGGATAATTTAGTAAAACATTTTTGTGAATTTACTTGTAGCACACAACaaagcaaatttattaatgttactgaaatacagaaagaaaatg aagtaGAATATAtcaatggaataaatatttatataacggataaatatattgaaggcACATTTAATTCTTGTAGTAAAGTATCAGTACCTAGTACTGGACAATTAGCAATGGATTTAATGTGTGGAATATGGGGAGCTAGTAGATGTACTGCATGGAAATGGTTTCATTATATGGGCGATGCAGCAAATAATGGATATGTACCAtttcaaattacatatataaatactgaTGAACCAATAGATTCATTTATTCCTGTAGATCCTAAAGTCACACCTTGTAACAAGGCATTAAAT aaaaatactcCAGCGTGCAGTTGTGTAGACTGTGAAGCCAGTTGTCCAGTGCCTCCACCAGTTCCTCCTTTACCAAGACCCTCTACTATTTTTGGTTATGATAGTTATGCTGTGATAATGCTCATTACTTTTATCTGTGGTTCAACTCTCTTCATCTTGTCAATAGTGTGCTTCAGTAATAGGAAACAAATTG TTGCACGAGGTGAGGAAGTAGGAAGGCAGGTGGGTAGACGCCTAGCCGCAGGGTTACATCACCCAGGAGATGGTGCGCGTATTGCTCTCGCCGCTGACCAAGAAGACAGCCCACTTCAATCTAAGCGTTCCA gTGTGATATCTGCAGATGATTTGCCGAGTGGTTTCGATGATGAAGAAcaatcaacttttatcgaGAGATTAGGCGCAGGCACAGATAAATTATTAGCGGAATTTTTTTGTCGATGGGGTACAG cttGCGCGTCACGGCCATGGTTTGTCCTTTTTCTtggttttctatttattattggtttgggacatggaataaaatatatacatgtcaCCACTGATCCAGTTGAATTATGGGCTGCTCCACAATCTCGGTCACgagttgaaaaagaatattttgatcaaCATTTTGAACCATTTTATAGAACTgagcaaattattataacatcgGTTGGTTTGCCGAAT attatacataatacatcTAATGGTCAAATTACATTTGGTCCAGTATTTAATGATACTTTCCTCAAAactgtttataaattacaagaagaaataaaacaaataacaaCTCcgaataattatactttagCAAACATATGTTTTGCTCCACTAACCAGTCCATTTACTGGACCACTAACAGCATCACAATGTGTTATTCAAAGCATTTGGGGATATTGGCAAGATAGTATAGaaacttttgatttttctaccacagatgatgataattttactgtaaattatttagatcATTTCATCGTTTGCTCGCA aaacgcATATAATCCTGAATGTCTTGCACCTTATGGCGGTCCTATAGAACCAGCAGTTGCAGTTGGTGGATTTTTATCACCAGGTCAAGATCTTCATAATCCTTCATATGAAAAAGCCACAGCAGTAATTTTGACCATACTAgtgaataattatcataataaatctaaattacaTCCGGCAATGGAATGGGAAAAAag ttatattgaatttatgaaaaattggacAACGACGAAAAAACCAGAATTTATGGATATTGCCTTTACTTCAGAACGATCGATAGAAGATGAATTAAATCGTGAATCTCAATCAGATGTTTTAACTATTCTTGTATCATACATTATTATGTTTGCATATATTGCGATTTCTCTTGGTCAAATTAAAAACTGCAGTCGACTTTtg atCGATTCTAAAATTACTCTCGGTCTTGGTGGTGTACTTCTAGTATTGGCTTCTGTTGTATGTTCTGTTGGTTTGTTTGGTTTCATTGGCATTCCTGCAacacttattattattgaagtcATACCATTTCTTGTCCTTGCTGTTGGAGtggacaatatttttattctagttCAAACACATCAAAGAGAAAGTCGTCGTCCCAATGAATCAATACCTGAACATATTGGTCGTATTCTCGGTCAAGTGGGACCAAGCATGTTACTTACCAGTGTATCGGAAAGTTGTTGTTTCTTCCttg gCGGATTATCTGACATGCCTGCTGTTAAAGCTTTTGCTCTGTATGCCGGTATGGCATTATTAGTAGACTTTGTGCTGCAAGTAACATGTTTTGTTAGCTTATTAGCATTAGATACTATTCGTCAAGCa aataataaacttGATGTATGCTGTTTTGTACATGGTTCAAAAAAAGACAATGGGGAAGAAGTAGTAAATGGTATTTTATacaaacttttcaaaattgtgTATGTcccattattattgaaaaaatgggTACGAGCATTCGTTATGATAGTATTCTTTGGTTGGATTTGCTCGAGTATTGCCGTTGTCCCACATATCGAAATTGGTCTAGACCAAGAACTTTCTATGCCCGAAGATAGctttgttttgaaatatttcaaa tttttaaatagttatttttctATTGGACCACCAATGTATTTTGTTGTAAAAGAAGGTTTGAATTATTCCGATAAAAGAGCACAAAATCTTGTATGTGGTGGTCAATATTGTAACAGTGATTCGGTATCTACCCAAATATTTATAGCATCAAAACAATCAAATAG aacatATATAGCAAAACCTGCATCGTCGTGGTTAGATGATTACATCGATTGGTCTCAGTTATCAACttgttgtaaatattttatgtcaaataattctttctgtCCACATACAG gATCTCTCAAATATTGTTCTTCATGTAATATTACCAGAAATGAAATTGGTCGGCCTATACCAACAGATTTTGACCGTTATGtatcatttttcttacaaGACAATCCTGATGATACATGTGCTAAAGCAGGTCACGCTGCTTATGGTCATGGTGTTAATTATGTTACCGATCCTACGACAGGCCTATCGAAAGTCGGAGCGTCTTATTTTATGGCTTATCatactatattaaaaacatctgCCGATTATTATGAATCGATGAGAGCTGCTAGAGCTGTATCGGCAAATATTACAAAcatgattaatgattatttaaaaagtatcgaTGATAATTCAACGGTTGAAGTGTTTCCATATAGTATATTCTATGTTTTTTATGAGCAGTACTTAACAATGTGGCCTGATACGTTATACAGCATAGGAATATCTTTAATTGCTATTTTCGCGgtaactttctttttaatgggtttagatatattttcctCTGTTGTTGTTGTAATAACTATTACTATGATTGTCGTTAATATCGGTGGTTTAATGTATTGGTGGCATATAACATTAAATGCAGTGTCTCTTGTTAATCTCGTTATG gctGTTGGAATTGCTGTAGAATTTTGTAGTCATTTAGTACATTCTTTCTCAGTATCGGTAAAAACAACAAGAGTTGAAAGAGTTGCTGATGCATTAACGAATATGGGAAGTTCAATCTTTAGCGGTATAACTCTTACCAAATTTGGTGGAATTATAGTACTCGGTTTTGCTAAAAGTCAAATTTTTAag GTATTTTACTTCAGAATGTATCTGGGTATTGTGCTATTTGGAGCTGCACATgggttaatatttttaccagtattattaagttatattg GCACACCAATGAACAGAGAAAAGTTGGCAAATCACAAGAGAGCAATGCAAGGAAATCTGGACAACGTACAGGAGACTTCCTTGAATCATGGCGTAAGCAAACTCAATTCTCCTCCCACACCCACCACAAGCACACCTACCTTCAGAGTGCTCGAATATCAAAGATAG